Proteins encoded together in one Lathyrus oleraceus cultivar Zhongwan6 chromosome 5, CAAS_Psat_ZW6_1.0, whole genome shotgun sequence window:
- the LOC127088130 gene encoding protein DCL homolog, chloroplastic isoform X2, which produces MASSLSNLKTPLHFHSFKTPFSFRSSSRFIPSFSYPRLFRSSISSLKAASASSSSDSAADNLLQKPVLSQGRGIVEEESCYDELEQEEEKWVDWEDQILEDTVPLVRFVRMILHSGIYENGDRINSEHEKTIVEKLLPFHPESHKKIGCGIDYITDIRFPPTSTQYPEVDRLSIGDPVQSASEYPTI; this is translated from the exons ATGGCTTCTTCACTCTCCAACTTAAAGACACCACTTCACTTTCACTCCTTCAAAACCCCTTTCTCTTTTCGCTCTTCTTCTCGATTCATTCCATCTTTTTCTTATCCAAGGTTGTTTCGTTCTTCTATCTCTTCCCTCAAAGCTGCTTCTGCGTCTTCTTCTTCCGATTCTGCCGCTGACAATTTGCTACAAAAGCCTGTTCTTTCGCAAGGGAGAGGAATTGTGGAGGAAGAGAGTTGCTATGATGAACTAGAGCAGGAAGAAGAAAAGTGGGTGGATTGGGAAGATCAGATTTTAGAAGATACTGTTCCTTTGGTTAGATTTGTTAGAATGATTCTTCATTCTGGAAT atatgaaaatggagatagAATAAACTCAGAGCATGAGAAGACTATTGTTGAAAAATTACTTCCATTTCATCCGGAGTCTCACAAAAAGATCGGTTGCGGAATCGATTATATAACG gATATAAGGTTTCCTCCAACGAGTACACAATACCCAGAGGTGGATCGTCTATCAATTGGTGACCCTGTCCAATCAGCATCAGAGTATCCAACTATCTGA
- the LOC127088130 gene encoding protein DCL, chloroplastic isoform X1, whose translation MASSLSNLKTPLHFHSFKTPFSFRSSSRFIPSFSYPRLFRSSISSLKAASASSSSDSAADNLLQKPVLSQGRGIVEEESCYDELEQEEEKWVDWEDQILEDTVPLVRFVRMILHSGIYENGDRINSEHEKTIVEKLLPFHPESHKKIGCGIDYITIGYHPDFDSSRCMFIVQKDGEMVDFSYWKCIKGLIRKNYPLYADNFILRHFRNRSRSFSK comes from the exons ATGGCTTCTTCACTCTCCAACTTAAAGACACCACTTCACTTTCACTCCTTCAAAACCCCTTTCTCTTTTCGCTCTTCTTCTCGATTCATTCCATCTTTTTCTTATCCAAGGTTGTTTCGTTCTTCTATCTCTTCCCTCAAAGCTGCTTCTGCGTCTTCTTCTTCCGATTCTGCCGCTGACAATTTGCTACAAAAGCCTGTTCTTTCGCAAGGGAGAGGAATTGTGGAGGAAGAGAGTTGCTATGATGAACTAGAGCAGGAAGAAGAAAAGTGGGTGGATTGGGAAGATCAGATTTTAGAAGATACTGTTCCTTTGGTTAGATTTGTTAGAATGATTCTTCATTCTGGAAT atatgaaaatggagatagAATAAACTCAGAGCATGAGAAGACTATTGTTGAAAAATTACTTCCATTTCATCCGGAGTCTCACAAAAAGATCGGTTGCGGAATCGATTATATAACG ATTGGATACCATCCTGATTTTGATAGTTCTAGGTGTATGTTCATAGTGCAAAAAGATGGAGAGATGGTTGATTTTTCATATTGGAAATGCATAAAGGGTTTGATCAGGAAGAACTATCCATTATATGCAGACAATTTCATTCTCAGGCACTTCAGGAACAGGAGTCGTAGTTTTTCAAAATAA